The following proteins are co-located in the Nocardioides piscis genome:
- a CDS encoding glycerophosphodiester phosphodiesterase, protein MRLRLVLAGALALALFAPTQLALADPPSPAATPDWQEMRVMNMAHSGGEDEAPMNTMYAFERAERIGADMIELDVHSTADEKLVVIHDATVDDSTNGTGRVVDMTLDEVRELDAAHWFVPGQSTVHGLPAAAYPLRGARYGDVKVPGYEPRDFRVPTLREVFKAFPDTPINIEIKGTSDADVPSFLRTGRLLAGFLNRSGRTDVIVASFKDEALVDFHQRAPQIGLSPGMATLAAYFLAGVKPMEGTVALQVPVKFQGIPIATRSFVERAHADGFAVHVWFSGTAPDDAATYNAMIDTCADGLMPSKPTVLEQVLTERGIERPGEPGVDPCE, encoded by the coding sequence ATGCGACTCCGACTCGTGCTTGCCGGCGCACTCGCGCTCGCCCTCTTCGCACCCACCCAGCTGGCGCTCGCCGATCCACCCAGCCCGGCGGCCACGCCAGACTGGCAGGAGATGCGCGTCATGAACATGGCGCACTCCGGCGGCGAGGACGAAGCCCCGATGAACACGATGTATGCGTTCGAGCGGGCCGAACGCATCGGAGCCGACATGATCGAGCTCGACGTCCACTCCACCGCCGACGAGAAGCTCGTGGTGATCCACGACGCCACCGTCGACGACAGCACCAACGGCACGGGGCGGGTGGTCGACATGACCCTCGACGAGGTCAGGGAGCTCGACGCAGCGCACTGGTTCGTGCCGGGCCAGAGCACGGTGCACGGGTTGCCGGCGGCGGCATACCCGTTGCGCGGAGCGAGGTATGGCGACGTCAAGGTACCCGGCTACGAGCCCCGTGACTTCCGCGTCCCGACCCTCCGCGAAGTCTTCAAGGCGTTCCCCGACACGCCCATCAACATCGAGATCAAGGGCACCTCGGACGCTGACGTCCCCTCGTTCCTGCGGACCGGCCGGCTGCTGGCCGGCTTCCTCAACCGGTCCGGGCGAACCGACGTGATCGTCGCTTCGTTCAAGGACGAGGCCCTGGTCGACTTCCACCAACGGGCGCCACAGATCGGGCTGTCACCCGGCATGGCGACCCTGGCCGCCTACTTCCTGGCTGGGGTGAAGCCCATGGAGGGGACCGTCGCACTGCAGGTGCCGGTCAAGTTCCAGGGCATTCCCATCGCCACCCGCTCCTTCGTGGAGCGCGCCCACGCCGACGGCTTTGCCGTGCACGTGTGGTTCAGCGGTACGGCGCCCGACGACGCCGCGACCTACAACGCCATGATCGACACGTGTGCCGACGGGTTGATGCCCTCCAAGCCGACGGTGCTGGAGCAGGTCCTGACCGAGCGGGGGATCGAGCGGCCGGGGGAGCCGGGCGTCGACCCCTGCGAGTGA
- the arcC gene encoding carbamate kinase produces MRIVVALGGNALLQRGQKPDAELQEENVRRAVAALAPIAREHELVITHGNGPQVGVLALQSASDPHLTTPYPFDVLGAQTQGMIGYWLLQAMENQVPERQAAAIINQTLVDAADPAFDDPTKFVGEVYTRDEAARLAAERGWVVKADGADWRRVVGSPLPQRVVETRLIRLLLDSGSVVICAGGGGVPVVVDPDGRLRGVEAVVDKDLTSAVLAEAVHADALLVLTDVAGVMRDFGTPQEARISRATPAELRAEDFPQGSMGPKVEAACSFVENTGGVAAIGALLDAADILSGHAGTVITASGDHPPSCE; encoded by the coding sequence ATGCGCATCGTCGTCGCCCTGGGTGGGAACGCCCTGCTGCAACGTGGGCAGAAACCCGACGCGGAGCTCCAGGAGGAGAACGTCCGCCGAGCAGTGGCCGCCCTGGCGCCGATCGCGCGTGAGCACGAGCTGGTGATCACGCACGGCAACGGTCCACAGGTCGGGGTGCTCGCCCTCCAGAGCGCCTCCGACCCACACCTGACGACCCCCTACCCGTTCGACGTCCTCGGCGCCCAGACCCAGGGCATGATCGGCTACTGGCTCCTCCAGGCGATGGAGAACCAGGTCCCGGAGCGCCAGGCGGCGGCCATCATCAACCAGACGCTTGTCGACGCCGCGGATCCGGCGTTCGACGACCCCACCAAGTTCGTGGGCGAGGTCTACACGCGCGACGAGGCGGCGCGCCTCGCCGCCGAGCGGGGCTGGGTCGTCAAGGCGGACGGCGCCGACTGGCGTCGGGTCGTCGGGTCCCCGTTGCCGCAGCGCGTCGTCGAGACACGCTTGATCAGGCTCCTGCTGGACAGCGGCTCCGTGGTCATCTGCGCCGGAGGCGGAGGTGTGCCGGTGGTCGTCGACCCGGACGGCCGGCTCCGGGGAGTCGAGGCAGTCGTGGACAAGGACCTCACCAGTGCCGTGCTCGCGGAGGCTGTGCACGCGGACGCCTTGCTCGTGCTGACCGACGTGGCGGGCGTGATGCGAGACTTCGGCACCCCACAGGAGGCGCGCATCAGCCGCGCCACGCCGGCGGAGCTCCGCGCCGAGGACTTCCCGCAGGGGTCCATGGGACCCAAGGTCGAGGCTGCGTGCAGCTTCGTCGAGAACACGGGTGGGGTGGCTGCCATCGGCGCGCTGCTCGACGCCGCCGACATCCTGAGCGGCCACGCCGGGACCGTGATCACAGCATCGGGCGACCACCCACCTTCCTGCGAGTGA
- a CDS encoding TetR/AcrR family transcriptional regulator: MAGRARRHDTEERVVAAALELFAERGFGQVTMEEIATAADVSRRTVYRRFPTKGHVVLAVPLRWLDVWDEVVEAAPDGQPLTVVESAARAVADYIDAHRADVLTAYAALAESPSLESAGTIHHEWISRIVSLLERQSQPVSPTTQHVVAGAYMGAIDAMLAQWVRAGGDGPVLAETESALSRLRAVWPPDAGEGSQEED; the protein is encoded by the coding sequence ATGGCAGGACGGGCTCGACGGCACGACACCGAGGAGCGGGTCGTCGCTGCGGCGCTGGAGCTCTTCGCCGAGCGCGGCTTCGGCCAGGTCACCATGGAGGAGATCGCCACTGCAGCCGACGTGTCTCGCCGTACGGTCTATCGACGGTTCCCGACCAAGGGGCACGTCGTGCTGGCCGTGCCGTTGCGCTGGCTCGACGTGTGGGACGAGGTCGTCGAGGCGGCGCCGGATGGGCAGCCCTTGACGGTGGTGGAGTCGGCCGCGCGAGCCGTGGCCGACTACATCGATGCCCATCGAGCGGACGTCCTGACGGCGTATGCCGCGTTGGCGGAGTCGCCGTCGCTCGAGTCAGCCGGAACCATTCACCACGAATGGATCAGTCGTATCGTCAGCCTGCTCGAGCGACAGAGTCAGCCTGTGTCGCCAACCACCCAACACGTCGTCGCCGGCGCCTACATGGGTGCCATCGACGCCATGCTGGCCCAGTGGGTCCGGGCCGGCGGCGATGGCCCGGTCCTGGCCGAGACGGAGTCGGCGCTCAGCCGCCTGCGAGCGGTGTGGCCGCCAGATGCTGGGGAGGGGTCCCAGGAAGAAGACTAA
- a CDS encoding SCO7613 C-terminal domain-containing membrane protein yields MIPGAHACPACGLRLTGPEAARLWQVHQHIAALTAEADSLIAVLLRPPSKVGRPAPHPFTPPAAPAVPRKQLTGQQILLGLGALLLLSGVAFFLLVVWFLIGLVGQAAIMVALTATAAGSAVLATRRGLPAAAETAGSIATGLLVLDLWAAHRLNLAGLGDLPGDAYWAVAGVLGAALLIGFDRLVPRTVDGQPARRMVVYPPAATTLLAVAGWSLLSALDLEPLGLGLVALLLAVVSGVGAVVVGRSNRWAAAPLLLLSVTTVAVHFLAGAYVGYDPDSSGVERYAAFALLLAVPAMALAAPRLQSVATGRSESPYTGPDLRLLPMIGVVALLPALGIPVIDAHRIVVVLLAVLLAAALCALTLLGRPQARAPWSDAALLVAWVAQPALFLVVLLLVNLDYSSGQALLAGEAADAPYSLWLPVLPAIAWATSAVVAAVRARSAAWVVVAQVAVLCVLLTALRDSQEFIWVMVALLACAVSFVLAGFARTLADSTESRLLDYSAIAFALLYGAGAIVSSLEETRSLQAAAWIAVGVLTIVYSGSRNRLPFAYLGSLLVSIGTSILLDEQGITTIELYTAPLMALLAAIGVVQHARNPHAPTLLTMGPALSVALLPSLAAALDGGSAVRLAGVTLAAIVVLAIGLLKGWRAPVTVGGVALVVVAIYQGGPYVGYVPTWVTLVLGGTLLLIGGVAWERAIAAGRRSQAWYSALR; encoded by the coding sequence GTGATCCCCGGCGCTCACGCCTGCCCCGCGTGCGGACTGCGTCTGACCGGGCCCGAGGCAGCGCGGCTGTGGCAGGTCCACCAGCACATCGCCGCTCTCACCGCAGAGGCCGACTCCCTGATTGCCGTGCTGCTGCGCCCGCCGTCGAAGGTGGGTCGCCCCGCACCTCATCCGTTCACACCGCCGGCCGCTCCCGCGGTGCCGCGCAAACAGCTCACCGGCCAGCAGATCCTGCTGGGGCTGGGCGCGCTGTTGTTGCTGTCGGGGGTGGCGTTCTTCCTGCTCGTGGTCTGGTTCCTGATCGGACTCGTCGGCCAGGCCGCGATCATGGTGGCGCTCACAGCGACCGCCGCGGGCAGCGCAGTCCTGGCCACCAGGCGCGGTCTTCCGGCTGCGGCAGAGACGGCTGGATCGATTGCGACGGGGCTGTTGGTGCTCGACCTTTGGGCCGCACACCGTCTGAACCTCGCTGGTCTCGGCGACCTGCCGGGTGACGCGTACTGGGCGGTGGCCGGCGTCCTCGGGGCCGCGCTGCTGATCGGGTTCGACCGCCTGGTCCCCCGCACGGTCGACGGCCAGCCTGCACGACGGATGGTGGTCTATCCACCCGCCGCGACCACCCTGCTCGCCGTGGCCGGCTGGTCCCTGCTCAGCGCCCTGGATCTCGAACCATTGGGCCTCGGTCTCGTCGCCCTGCTCCTCGCAGTGGTGAGCGGGGTGGGAGCAGTCGTCGTCGGCCGATCCAACCGGTGGGCGGCCGCTCCCCTGCTGCTGTTGTCTGTCACGACGGTCGCGGTGCACTTCCTGGCTGGCGCCTACGTCGGTTACGACCCCGACTCCTCCGGCGTGGAGCGCTACGCGGCGTTTGCCCTGCTGCTCGCGGTCCCTGCGATGGCGCTGGCTGCACCTCGGCTCCAGTCCGTGGCGACGGGGCGGTCGGAGTCGCCATACACCGGGCCGGACCTTCGGCTGCTGCCGATGATCGGCGTCGTGGCACTGCTGCCGGCGCTCGGAATCCCGGTGATCGACGCGCACCGCATCGTCGTGGTGCTGTTGGCGGTCCTGCTGGCGGCGGCCCTCTGCGCCCTGACGCTCCTGGGGCGTCCGCAGGCCCGGGCCCCCTGGTCCGACGCCGCTCTGCTCGTGGCGTGGGTCGCGCAACCGGCCTTGTTCCTGGTGGTGCTGTTGCTCGTCAACCTCGACTACTCGAGTGGTCAGGCGCTCCTGGCAGGCGAGGCCGCCGACGCGCCCTATTCGCTGTGGCTGCCGGTCCTGCCCGCCATCGCCTGGGCGACCTCTGCCGTCGTCGCAGCGGTCCGGGCCCGATCCGCCGCGTGGGTCGTCGTCGCCCAGGTGGCGGTGCTGTGCGTGCTGCTGACAGCCCTGCGCGACTCGCAGGAGTTCATCTGGGTGATGGTGGCCCTTCTGGCGTGCGCGGTGAGCTTCGTCCTGGCCGGGTTCGCCCGCACGCTCGCGGACTCGACCGAGTCCCGGCTCCTCGACTACAGCGCGATCGCGTTCGCCCTGCTCTATGGCGCGGGCGCGATCGTCTCGTCCCTCGAGGAGACGCGGTCGCTGCAGGCGGCGGCCTGGATCGCCGTCGGCGTGCTCACGATCGTCTATTCCGGTTCGCGAAACAGGCTGCCCTTCGCCTACCTCGGGTCGCTGCTGGTCAGCATCGGGACCTCGATCCTGCTGGACGAGCAGGGCATCACGACCATCGAGCTCTACACCGCTCCCCTGATGGCCCTCCTCGCTGCGATCGGCGTGGTGCAGCACGCGCGCAACCCGCACGCGCCGACCCTGCTGACCATGGGCCCGGCGCTCAGCGTCGCGCTCTTGCCGAGCCTGGCGGCGGCGTTGGATGGCGGGAGCGCCGTGAGGCTGGCCGGCGTGACGCTGGCGGCGATCGTCGTCCTCGCGATCGGTCTGCTGAAGGGCTGGCGCGCACCCGTGACCGTCGGCGGCGTGGCCTTGGTCGTCGTCGCGATCTATCAGGGTGGGCCCTACGTCGGCTACGTGCCCACGTGGGTGACGCTGGTCCTCGGTGGCACGCTGCTGCTCATCGGCGGCGTTGCCTGGGAGCGGGCGATCGCCGCGGGTCGGCGCTCACAGGCCTGGTATTCGGCCTTGCGCTGA
- a CDS encoding MFS transporter, producing the protein MTLLIPFLPLYVRELGVISDADVLRWSGIAFGATFLTAALAAPLWGALGDRFGRKPMLIRASLGMAVTMSLIGFAQTVWQLVALRLLVGLLGGYSSAATILVAAQAPKERTAWALGVLSSGMLAGAVAGPLLGGILPGAIGIRATFMLTGALIFCAFLATALLLHGDVKQGPRPLTRSASGQSSPSPAHSVVVLLITASMLMFATMAIEPIVAAYVTQINGPDRAIAWSGLVLALGATGSILSAPIVGRMADRVGHRRVVVGCLGTAAVCVLLQGHVANAAQLAATQLALGVCLGGLMPSVTASIRHITPPDRLGRTLGLGVSAQYVGLVLGPVTGGFVAAQTGFRSVFLVTALVLVLAAALNLAEARSRLPRANGRAVALGPRLRRSAR; encoded by the coding sequence ATGACGCTGCTCATCCCCTTCTTGCCGCTCTATGTGCGCGAGCTCGGGGTGATCTCGGACGCCGACGTCCTGCGGTGGTCGGGCATCGCGTTCGGTGCCACCTTCCTCACCGCGGCCCTCGCCGCTCCCCTGTGGGGGGCACTGGGCGACCGGTTCGGCCGCAAGCCCATGCTCATCCGCGCGAGCCTCGGCATGGCGGTGACCATGTCGCTGATCGGGTTCGCCCAGACCGTATGGCAGCTGGTGGCCCTCCGGCTCCTCGTGGGCCTGCTGGGCGGCTACAGCTCCGCCGCCACAATCCTCGTCGCCGCCCAGGCCCCCAAGGAGCGCACTGCCTGGGCCCTCGGCGTGCTCTCGTCCGGGATGCTGGCAGGCGCTGTCGCGGGACCGCTGTTGGGTGGGATCCTGCCCGGAGCAATCGGCATCCGCGCAACGTTCATGCTCACCGGCGCCCTGATCTTCTGCGCCTTCCTGGCGACGGCGTTGCTGCTCCACGGTGACGTCAAGCAAGGACCCCGGCCCCTGACCCGGTCAGCGAGCGGGCAGTCCAGCCCTAGCCCGGCCCACTCCGTGGTCGTCCTGCTGATCACGGCCAGCATGCTGATGTTCGCGACGATGGCGATCGAGCCGATCGTGGCGGCCTACGTCACGCAGATCAACGGTCCAGATCGCGCGATCGCATGGAGCGGTCTGGTGCTGGCGCTGGGTGCGACCGGATCGATCCTGTCGGCCCCGATCGTCGGCAGGATGGCGGATCGTGTCGGTCATCGTCGGGTCGTTGTCGGCTGCCTCGGGACGGCGGCGGTCTGCGTGCTGCTGCAGGGACACGTGGCCAACGCGGCACAGCTCGCGGCCACCCAGTTGGCGCTCGGGGTCTGCCTCGGTGGCCTGATGCCGTCGGTGACGGCCTCGATCCGTCACATCACGCCGCCGGACCGGCTGGGACGGACTCTTGGACTGGGTGTGTCCGCGCAATACGTCGGTCTCGTCCTGGGCCCGGTCACCGGTGGCTTCGTGGCGGCGCAGACCGGCTTCCGCAGCGTCTTCCTGGTCACCGCCCTGGTCCTGGTCCTGGCGGCGGCGTTGAACCTCGCCGAGGCGCGAAGCCGGCTCCCGCGGGCTAACGGACGTGCGGTCGCGCTCGGACCACGGTTGCGTCGATCAGCTCGATGA
- a CDS encoding alpha/beta fold hydrolase: MTPLSRLVHDRKGAGEPLVLIHGIGHRRQAWYPVFERLSERYDVIAVDLAGFGESPPYPRGVPYDMDNACHNLEQNFAEWGIERPHVVGNSLGGAIALELASRGLVSSVTALSPAGFFRRFDAVRALVLLGLLRLTSKAPDRVLRTLARSSFGRRLIGCTLYSHPGRHDFDTTYGDALALKRCTAFEDVARRGIRYQFDQPVSVPTTVAWGTRDLILPFGQAAVARARFPDATHVTLDGAGHVPMVDASEDIIELIDATVVRARPHVR, encoded by the coding sequence GTGACCCCACTCTCGAGACTCGTCCATGACCGCAAGGGGGCCGGGGAGCCCCTCGTCCTGATCCACGGCATCGGCCACCGCCGGCAGGCCTGGTATCCCGTCTTCGAGCGCCTCAGCGAGCGCTACGACGTCATCGCGGTCGACCTCGCCGGCTTCGGCGAGTCACCGCCATACCCGCGAGGCGTCCCCTACGACATGGACAACGCCTGCCACAACCTCGAGCAGAACTTCGCCGAGTGGGGCATCGAGCGCCCGCACGTGGTGGGCAACTCGCTCGGTGGGGCCATCGCGCTGGAGCTCGCCTCGCGCGGCCTGGTCTCGTCGGTCACTGCCCTGAGCCCGGCGGGGTTCTTCCGCCGCTTCGACGCCGTCCGGGCGCTCGTCCTCCTCGGCCTCCTGCGCCTGACGAGCAAGGCCCCGGACCGCGTGCTGCGCACCCTGGCCCGCTCGTCGTTCGGCCGCCGCCTCATCGGCTGCACGCTCTACAGCCACCCCGGGCGCCACGACTTCGACACGACGTATGGCGACGCGCTGGCCCTCAAGCGCTGCACCGCGTTCGAGGACGTGGCCCGCCGGGGCATCCGCTACCAGTTCGACCAGCCGGTCTCCGTCCCGACGACGGTCGCGTGGGGGACCAGGGACCTGATCCTCCCCTTCGGCCAGGCGGCCGTCGCACGAGCGCGGTTCCCCGACGCCACCCACGTCACGCTGGACGGCGCCGGGCACGTGCCGATGGTCGATGCTTCCGAGGACATCATCGAGCTGATCGACGCAACCGTGGTCCGAGCGCGACCGCACGTCCGTTAG